Proteins co-encoded in one Arachis hypogaea cultivar Tifrunner chromosome 13, arahy.Tifrunner.gnm2.J5K5, whole genome shotgun sequence genomic window:
- the LOC112737232 gene encoding 4-coumarate--CoA ligase 2-like, producing MPPSSETTYSIDAQKTNFNQTYQTTHIFRSKLPDIPINNTIPLHTYCFQKLPQVFHRPCLITGDGKTYTYGDIHRASRSFAVGLFNLGIRKGDVIMILLPNSPEFVFSFWAASMLGAVSTTANPSYTSVEITKQLKASKAKIVITRSMHVHKLKQEQENSFIVITVDNPPEKCMSYSVVSSMEGKLPEVDIDPDDMVALPFSSGTTGLPKGVVLTHRSLITNVAQQVEGENPNLHLKEEDVVLCVLPLFHIYALHSVMLCSMRVGCRVLLMEKFEMRVMLELVEKHRVSVLMAVPALVAALSKNPAVEEYDLRSMRMVMSGGAPLAENIEEAFHSRLPQAILRQALGMTESGPVISMSLSFAKNPMTTKLRSCGTVIRNAELKIIDLLTGSSLPYNTSGEICIRGQQIMKGYLNDERATAEAIDEEGWLHTGDIGYVDDDDEIFIVDRLKELIKFKGFQVAPAELEGILMSHPSIKDAAVVPQKDDVAGEVPVAFVVRSSNDPITEDAVKEFIAKQVVFYKRLHRIIFIDAIPKSSIGKILRKELKATLSN from the exons ATGCCACCATCATCAGAAACAACTTATTCCATTGATGCAcaaaaaaccaacttcaaccaaaCTTACCAAACTACCCACATATTCAGATCAAAATTACCAGACATACCCATCAACAATACTATTCCTCTCCACACTTATTGCTTTCAAAAGCTCCCCCAAGTCTTCCACCGCCCATGTCTCATCACGGGTGATGGCAAGACTTACACCTACGGTGATATCCACCGCGCTTCTAGAAGCTTTGCCGTGGGCCTCTTCAACCTTGGAATCCGCAAAGGTGATGTCATCATGATCCTACTCCCAAACTCTCCAGAATTCGTGTTCTCCTTTTGGGCTGCTTCTATGCTTGGTGCAGTTTCCACCACTGCCAACCCTTCTTACACCTCCGTTGAAATCACAAAGCAGCTCAAAGCCTCCAAGGCCAAAATCGTCATTACACGTTCCATGCACGTGCACAAgctcaaacaagaacaagaaaaCAGCTTTATA GTGATAACTGTAGACAATCCACCAGAGAAGTGCATGAGCTACTCGGTGGTTTCCAGCATGGAAGGGAAGCTGCCGGAGGTGGATATCGACCCTGACGACATGGTGGCACTGCCATTTTCCTCCGGCACGACGGGGCTGCCGAAGGGTGTGGTTCTGACACACAGAAGTCTGATAACAAACGTGGCTCAACAAGTTGAGGGAGAGAACCCTAACTTGCACCTGAAGGAAGAGGATGTAGTGCTTTGCGTTCTACCATTGTTTCACATTTACGCACTACACTCGGTGATGTTGTGCTCTATGAGAGTAGGGTGTAGGGTGTTGCTTATGGAGAAGTTTGAGATGAGGGTGATGTTGGAGCTTGTGGAAAAGCACAGGGTTTCGGTTTTGATGGCGGTACCGGCGTTGGTGGCAGCACTTTCAAAGAACCCGGCGGTGGAGGAGTATGACCTTAGGTCCATGCGGATGGTGATGTCGGGAGGTGCCCCACTTGCAGAGAATATTGAGGAGGCTTTTCATAGTAGATTGCCTCAAGCAATCCTTCGACAG GCTTTAGGAATGACAGAATCAGGACCTGTAATATCGATGTCACTAAGTTTTGCAAAGAATCCAATGACAACCAAGTTAAGATCATGCGGTACTGTTATTAGAAATGCAGAGTTGAAGATCATTGATCTTTTGACAGGCTCTTCTCTCCCTTATAATACTTCGGGTGAGATTTGCATCCGAGGTCAACAAATTATGAAAG GATACTTGAATGATGAGAGGGCCACAGCAGAAGCTATTGATGAAGAGGGTTGGCTTCATACCGGTGATATTGGCTatgtagatgatgatgatgagatttTCATTGTTGATAGACTCAAGGAACTCATCAAATTTAAAGGCTTCCAG GTGGCTCCGGCAGAACTTGAAGGAATTCTCATGAGCCACCCTTCCATTAAAGACGCAGCTGTTGTCCC GCAAAAAGATGATGTAGCTGGTGAAGTTCCAGTTGCTTTTGTGGTGAGGTCATCAAATGATCCTATTACTGAAGATGCTGTCAAGGAATTTATAGCTAAACAG GTAGTATTTTACAAGAGACTACATAGAATAATTTTTATTGACGCAATCCCAAAATCTTCAATCGGCAAGATATTAAGAAAAGAACTCAAAGCAACTCTATCTAATTAG
- the LOC112737233 gene encoding probable arabinosyltransferase ARAD1 — protein MAGRQMMPRSKSRILLFSLSLLVFSLLFFLSSFQQGTRLPPTSRHSLTTATTAETSFVASLDHFLANKSPSTKDDTASPDADITPLDDAASRSEADRLYSDPYYPVGLPLRVYVYDMPKKFTYDLLWLFQNTYKDTSNLTSNGSPVHRLIEQHSIDYWLWADLIAPPSERLLRSVVRVHRQEEADLFYVPFFTTISFFLMEKQQCKALYREALKWMTDQPAWKRSDGRDHILPIHHPWSFKSVRRYVKNAIWLLPDMDSTGNWYKPGQVYLEKDLILPYVPNVELCDARCLSETNPKRSTLLFFRGRLKRNAGGKIRSKLGAELSGADDVVIQEGTAGEGGKEAAQNGMRKSLFCLSPAGDTPSSARLFDAIVSGCIPVIVSDELELPFEGILDYRKIALFVSSVDAVKPGWLLNFLKGISAARIKEMQQNLSKYSRHFLYSSPAQPLGPEDLVWRMMAGKVVNIKLHSRRSQRVVQGSRNVCTCECRPGNVTNTISIVS, from the exons ATGGCAGGAAGGCAGATGATGCCGAGATCCAAATCAAGAATCCTTCTcttctcactctctctcctcgtCTTCTCTCTCCTTTTCTTCCTCTCCTCCTTCCAACAAGGCACCCGCCTTCCTCCCACCTCCCGCCACTCCCTCACCACCGCCACCACCGCCGAAACATCTTTCGTCGCCTCCCTCGACCACTTCCTCGCCAACAAATCCCCTTCCACTAAAGACGACACCGCTAGCCCCGATGCTGACATCACCCCCCTCGACGACGCCGCTTCCCGCTCCGAAGCGGATCGCCTCTACTCCGATCCCTACTACCCGGTCGGACTTCCACTTAGGGTTTACGTCTACGACATGCCGAAAAAGTTCACCTACGATCTTCTCTGGCTCTTCCAGAATACTTACAAAGACACCTCCAATCTCACCTCCAATGGCAGCCCCGTTCACCGTCTCATCGAACAG CATTCTATTGATTACTGGCTTTGGGCGGATCTGATTGCTCCTCCGTCGGAGAGGCTGTTGAGAAGTGTTGTTAGGGTCCACCGACAAGAGGAGGCTGATTTGTTCTACGTACCGTTCTTCACAACTATAAGCTTCTTCCTCATGGAGAAACAGCAATGCAAGGCGCTTTATAGG GAGGCTTTGAAGTGGATGACTGATCAACCTGCATGGAAGCGCTCCGATGGAAGAGATCACATACTTCCTATTCATCATCCTTGGTCTTTTAAGTCTGTTCGCAGATACGTGAAGAATGCCATATGGCTGTTGCCAGATATGGATTCCACTGGGAACTG GTACAAGCCAGGACAGGTTTATCTCGAGAAGGACCTGATCCTTCCTTATGTTCCCAATGTTGAATTGTGTGATGCCAGATGTCTGTCGGAAACGAATCCAAAGAGAAGCACACTACTTTTCTTTCGTGGCCGTCTCAAAAGAAATGCG GGAGGAAAGATTCGCTCTAAACTTGGAGCTGAATTAAGTGGAGCTGATGATGTGGTTATACAGGAGGGAACAGctggagaaggaggaaaagaagcAGCTCAAAATGGCATGCGCAA GTCTCTATTTTGCTTAAGCCCAGCTGGTGACACTCCATCCTCTGCTAGATTATTTGATGCTATTGTTAGTGGATGCATTCCAGTTATAGTGAGTGACGAGCTGGAGCTTCCTTTTGAAGGAATACTTGATTACAGGAAG ATAGCCTTGTTTGTCTCTTCCGTTGATGCTGTGAAGCCAGGTTGGCTTCTAAACTTTTTGAAAGGCATTAGTGCTGCTCGTATAAAAGAAATGCAACAAAATCTTTCCAAG tactcAAGGCATTTCCTGTATTCTAGTCCAGCTCAACCATTGGGTCCTGAAGACTTGGTTTGGAGAATG ATGGCTGGGAAGGTGGTGAACATCAAGCTTCATTCCCGAAGATCACAACGTGTAGTTCAAGGGTCTAGAAATGTTTGCACTTGTGAATGCAGACCTGGCAACGTCACTAATACCATTTCAATTGTCTCCTGA
- the LOC112737231 gene encoding cellulose synthase-like protein D3 — protein MASKQFKGSRSSLSATSDAPENQKPPLPPTITFGRRTSSGRYISYSRDDLDSELGSNDFMNYTVHLPPTPDNQPMDPSISQKVEEQYVSNSLFTGGFNSVTQAHLMDKVIESEANHPQMAGAKGSSCAIPGCDAKVMRDERGVDILPCECDFKICRDCYIDAVKIGGGICPGCKEPYKNTELDEVAVDNGRPLPLPPPNRVSKMERRLSLMKSTKSALMRSQTGDFDHNRWLFETTGTYGYGNAIWPKEGNFGNGNGDDNSVADPSELMNRPWRPLTRKLKIPAAILSPYRLIIFVRLAVLVLFLMWRVTHPNKEAIWLWGMSVVCEIWFAFSWLLDQLPKLCPVNRSTDLNVLKEKFETPTPDNPTGKSDLPGIDIFVSTADPEKEPPLVTANTILSILATDYPVEKLSCYVSDDGGALLTFEAMAEAASFANVWVPFCRKHDIEPRNPESYFNLKRDPYKNKVRPDFVKDRRRVKREYDEFKVRINGLPDSIRRRSDAFHAREEIKAMKLQRQNREDEPVEPVKIPKATWMADGTHWPGTWLNSAPEHSRGDHAGIIQMMLKPPSDEPLLGTSDDSNLIDMTDVDIRLPLLVYVSREKRPGYDHNKKAGAMNALVRASAIMSNGPFILNLDCDHYVYNSKAMREGMCFMMDRGGDRLCYVQFPQRFEGIDPSDRYANHNTVFFDVNMRALDGLQGPVYVGTGCLFRRVALYGFDPPRSKEHNLGSGCCSCCLGRRQKKSTPEENRALRMGDSDHEEEMNLSLFPKKFGNSTFLIDSIPVAEFQGRPLADHPAVKNGRPPGALTVPRELLDASTVAEAISVISCWYEEKTEWGHRVGWIYGSVTEDVVTGYRMHNRGWKSVYCVTKRDAFRGTAPINLTDRLHQVLRWATGSVEIFFSRNNAILASSRMKLLQRIAYLNVGIYPFTSIFLIVYCFLPALSLFSGQFIVQTLSVTFLVYLLTITVTLCMLAILEIKWSGIELEEWWRNEQFWLIGGTSAHLAAVLQGLLKVIAGIEISFTLTSKSGGDDVDDEFADLYIVKWTSLMLPPITIMMVNLIAIAVGVSRTIYSAIPQWSKLLGGVFFSFWVLTHLYPFAKGLMGRRGRTPTIVFVWSGLIAITISLLWVAINPPQGSNQIGGSFQFP, from the exons ATGGCgtcaaaacaatttaagggtagCAGATCATCTCTATCAGCAACTTCTGATGCACCTGAAAACCAGAAGCCTCCTTTACCTCCAACCATAACATTCGGCCGAAGAACTTCGTCGGGTCGCTACATCAGTTACTCTAGAGATGATCTTGACAGTGAGCTAGGAAGCAATGACTTCATGAATTACACAGTGCATTTGCCACCAACCCCAGATAACCAACCTATGGATCCATCAATCTCACAGAAAGTTGAGGAACAATATGTGTCGAATTCACTCTTCACAGGCGGATTCAACAGTGTGACACAAGCACATCTTATGGACAAGGTGATAGAGTCCGAAGCAAACCATCCACAGATGGCTGGTGCAAAAGGATCTTCATGTGCAATACCTGGTTGTGATGCTAAG GTGATGAGGGATGAACGCGGTGTGGATATTCTTCCATGTGAGTGTGATTTCAAGATATGTAGAGACTGCTACATAGATGCAGTGAAAATAGGTGGTGGTATATGTCCAGGGTGCAAGGAACCATACAAGAACACAGAGCTAGATGAAGTGGCAGTGGATAATGGAAGGCCTCTTCCACTTCCACCGCCGAACCGGGTGTCTAAGATGGAGAGGAGATTGTCATTGATGAAGTCAACAAAGTCAGCTCTGATGAGAAGCCAAACTGGTGATTTTGATCACAACAGGTGGCTCTTTGAGACAACAGGTACCTATGGCTATGGCAATGCTATATGGCCAAAGGAAGGGAATTTCGGAAATGGAAATGGAGATGACAATAGTGTTGCTGATCCTTCTGAGTTGATGAACAGACCTTGGAGACCACTTACAAGGAAACTCAAGATACCTGCTGCTATTCTGAGTCCATATCG TCTCATCATTTTTGTAAGATTGGCAGTGTTAGTACTATTCTTGATGTGGAGGGTGACACACCCAAATAAAGAGGCAATCTGGCTATGGGGAATGTCTGTGGTTTGTGAGATATGGTTTGCATTCTCTTGGCTCCTTGATCAATTGCCAAAGCTATGTCCAGTGAATCGTTCCACCGATCTTAATGTTCTTAAGGAAAAATTTGAAACACCAACTCCTGACAATCCTACTGGAAAATCTGATCTTCCAGGCATAGATATTTTTGTCTCTACTGCAGATCCTGAAAAAGAACCACCTCTTGTAACTGCAAACACCATCTTGTCTATTCTAGCTACTGATTACCCTGTTGAGAAGCTTTCTTGCTATGTTTCCGACGATGGTGGAGCTCTTCTAACTTTCGAGGCAATGGCTGAAGCTGCTAGCTTTGCTAATGTATGGGTTCCTTTCTGCCGGAAACATGACATTGAGCCGAGAAATCCTGAATCATATTTCAACTTGAAGAGAGACCCTTACAAGAACAAAGTCAGGCCGGATTTCGTGAAGGACCGTAGGCGTGTGAAGCGCGAGTATGATGAGTTCAAAGTTAGGATCAATGGCCTGCCTGACTCAATTCGTCGCCGGTCCGATGCATTTCATGCAAGGGAAGAAATCAAGGCCATGAAACTTCAGAGACAGAACAGGGAAGATGAACCTGTGGAGCCTGTAAAGATTCCAAAAGCAACATGGATGGCTGATGGAACTCACTGGCCAGGAACTTGGTTGAATTCTGCACCTGAACACTCCAGGGGTGACCATGCTGGTATAATTCAG ATGATGTTGAAACCTCCAAGTGATGAACCTCTTCTAGGAACCAGTGATGATTCAAATCTCATTGACATGACCGACGTGGATATCCGTCTTCCCCTTCTTGTTTACGTTTCCAGAGAGAAACGTCCGGGCTATGATCACAACAAGAAAGCTGGAGCCATGAACGCCTTGGTTCGAGCCTCGGCAATCATGTCCAATGGACCTTTCATACTCAACCTTGACTGTGATCACTATGTCTATAACTCAAAGGCCATGAGGGAAGGTATGTGCTTCATGATGGATCGAGGAGGCGACCGCCTTTGCTACGTCCAGTTCCCACAACGGTTCGAGGGGATTGACCCCTCAGATAGATATGCGAATCACAATACTGTATTCTTTGATGTCAACATGAGAGCCCTTGATGGACTTCAAGGGCCAGTTTATGTAGGAACCGGTTGTCTATTCAGAAGGGTAGCCCTCTATGGTTTCGATCCACCTCGCTCCAAAGAACATAACTTGGGTTCAGGCTGCTGTAGTTGCTGCCTCGGCCGGAGGCAAAAGAAGAGCACCCCTGAAGAGAACAGAGCACTAAGAATGGGTGATTCTGatcatgaagaagaaatgaaCCTTTCCTTGTTCCCAAAGAAATTTGGAAACTCAACTTTCCTCATTGATTCAATTCCAGTGGCAGAGTTCCAAGGCAGGCCACTTGCTGACCACCCTGCAGTCAAGAATGGCCGTCCTCCGGGTGCTCTCACTGTCCCCCGGGAGCTTCTCGACGCATCGACCGTCGCCGAGGCCATCAGTGTTATCTCCTGCTGGTATGAGGAGAAGACTGAATGGGGACACCGTGTAGGGTGGATCTACGGATCAGTGACTGAGGATGTTGTCACCGGCTATAGGATGCACAACAGAGGCTGGAAATCCGTTTACTGTGTGACGAAACGCGACGCATTCCGGGGAACTGCTCCGATCAACCTCACGGACAGACTCCATCAGGTTCTCCGGTGGGCTACTGGTTCAGTGGAAATATTCTTCTCAAGAAACAACGCCATTCTTGCAAGCTCAAGAATGAAGCTTCTTCAGCGAATTGCATACCTTAACGTCGGAATCTATCCCTTCACTTCCATATTCCTTATTGTCTACTGCTTTCTTCCGGCACTCTCCCTCTTCTCCGGCCAGTTCATCGTTCAAACCCTCAGCGTCACCTTCCTCGTTTATCTCTTAACAATCACGGTCACTTTATGCATGCTTGCAATTCTGGAGATCAAGTGGTCCGGCATTGAGCTAGAAGAATGGTGGCGAAACGAACAGTTCTGGCTAATCGGCGGAACAAGCGCCCACCTGGCGGCGGTTCTACAAGGCCTGCTAAAAGTGATAGCAGGAATAGAGATCTCATTCACATTAACCTCCAAGTCCGGCGGCGACGACGTAGACGACGAGTTTGCCGATCTATACATTGTGAAATGGACATCACTTATGTTGCCACCAATCACAATAATGATGGTGAACTTGATAGCAATAGCGGTTGGTGTAAGCAGGACTATTTACAGTGCGATACCTCAATGGAGCAAGTTGCTAGGTGGAGTTTTCTTCAGCTTTTGGGTGTTGACTCATTTATACCCTTTTGCAAAAGGGTTGATGGGAAGAAGAGGGAGAACACCTACCATTGTTTTTGTGTGGTCTGGTCTTATTGCTATCACAATTTCACTCCTTTGGGTCGCTATTAATCCACCTCAAGGTTCCAACCAAATTGGTGGTTCCTTTCAGTTCCCATAG